The nucleotide sequence CCACGAGGTCGATCGGGCGATCGAGGTCGGCGCGCCAGCTGGGGATGGTGACGGTCCACGCCGGGCCACGGCGCTCGGTCGGCTCCTCGTGGCGGATGACCAGGTCGAGCGCCTCGAGGGCGGCGCGCTGGTCGTCGGCCGGGATCTCGAAACCGAGTTTCTCGTTGATGTAGGCGGGCGTGACGACGATCTCGCGCTGCCACGGCACATCGCCGCCGACCTGGAAGGAAGGCCCGACGACCGTGCCGCCGGCGGTCTCCAGCAAGAGATCCACGGCGCGCTGCGCGGCCTCGAGCGTGCTGTGCGGATCGACGCCGCGCTCGAACCGGTAGGAGGAATCGGAGGCCAGGCCGAGGCGCTTGGAGGTGGCGCGGATGGACTGCGGACGGAAACAGGCGGCCTCGAGCACGATGTCGGTCGTGGTGGCGTCCACGCCCGCATCGGCGCCGCCCATGATGCCGGCCACGACGAGCGGCCGGCTCTCGTCGGCGATGACGAGGTTGCGGTGGTTGAGCACGCGCTCCTTGGTGTCCAACGTGGTGAGTTTTTCCCCGTCGATGGCGGGGCGGATGACGAGGCGGCGGCCGTTGATCTTCTTCGCGTCGAAGACGTGCAGCGGCTGGCCGAGCTCGAGCATGACGTAGTTGCCGACGTCCACGAGGTTGTTGATCGGACGCAGGCCGACGGCGGCGAGGCGTTCCTGCATCCAGGCCGGGCTGGGGCCGACCTTCACGCCAGCGAGGGCGATGGCGATGTAGAGGGGGCAGTCGGCGGGGGCCTCCACCTGGACGGCGGCGAGGATGTCGGGGCGGGATCCGTGGGTCTCGCCGCGGAACTTGATCGCGGGATAGGTGACGTCCCGGCGGAACCAGGCGGCGAGCTCGCGGGCGATGCCGATGTGGCTAAGGGCGTCGGGGCGGTTGGGCGTGATCTCGATGTCGAGGACGGTGTCGCCACCGGGCAGCGCCTCGTTGATCGGCTGGCCGATGGGCGTGGCGGGATCGAGCAGGAGCAGGCCGGCGTGGTCGCTGCCGAGGCCGAGCTCGTCGGCGGCACACATCATGCCCTGGGACTCGTGGCCGTAGGTCTTGCGCAGCGCGATCTGGAATCCGCTGGGCAGCACCGCGCCAGGCAGGGCGACCGGCACGCGCCGGCCGGGATCGCAATTGGGCGCGCCGCAGACGATGGTGCGGACCCCGCCGTGGGCGGCGCCGACCTCGACGGTGCAGAGCGAGATGTCCTTCTTGAGATTCGGGATCTTGGTCCGCGTGAGGATCTCACCCACCACGACGTGGGTGAGCGGCGCCAGGCCGGTGGTGTGCACGCCCTCGACCTCGAAGCCGAGGAAGGTGATCGCGCGCTGCAGCTCGTCGGTGGAGGCACCGTCGAGGTTCACGTATTGCTTGAGCCAGTTGAGAGAGATTTTCACGGGGAAACAGGGGAGCGAAGAGTGAGGAGCGGGGAGCGAGTAGTATGACCGGGGCTTTCGTGATGCTCACTACTCGCTGCCTGCTACCCGCTCCTGGTTCAGGCGAATTGTTTCAGGAAGCGGACGTCGTTCTGGTAGAAGTAGCGGATGTCATCGATGCCGTAGACGAGCATCGCGAGGCGCTCGAGGCCCATGCCGAAGGCGTAGCCGGTCCAGACCTCGGGATCGTAGCCGACGCCCTCGAAGACGGCGGGGTCGACCATGCCGCAGCCGCCGATCTCGATCCAGTCCTTGTTCACCTTGGGCAGGTGTTTGGCGGAGAGGTCGACCTCGAAGGAGGGCTCGGTGTAGCCGAAATAATGCGGGCGGAAGCGGGTCTTGGTGTCCTTGCCCAGGAGCGAGGCGAAGATGTAGTCGAGCAGCGCCTTGAGGTCGCGCACGGTGACGTTCTTGTCGACGTAGAGGCACTCGAGCTGGTGGAAGTTGGCGCTGTGGGTGGCGTCGGAAGTGTCGCGACGGTAGACGCGGCCGGGGGAGACGATGCGGATCGGCGGCTCGCCCTGGAGCATGGTGCGGATCTGGACCGACGAGGTGTGGGTGCGGAGGAGGTATTTCTCGCCCGGGACCTTGCGGGGGGTGTTGCTGAACACGGCGTTGCCCGGGAAATAGAAGGTATCCTGCTCGGCGCGCGCGGGGTGTTCGGCGGGCGTGCACAGGGCGTCGAAGCAGTAGTACTCGGTCTCGACCTCGGGGCCGTCGGCGATGGTGAAACCAGCCTTGCGCAGGATGCGGCACATTTCCTCGCGCACCTGGGTGAGCGGGTGGCGGGTGCCGGGGCCGGCGTCGGGCGACGGCAGCGAGGGATCGACGGCGGGCCCGAGCTGGGCGGTGATTTCGGCGGCGGCGATACGCTCGAGGGTCAGGTCGAGCTCGGCCTGGAGGCGGGCCTTGGCCTCGTTGATGAGCTTGCCCATGGCGGGGCGCTGCTCCTTGGGCACGGCGCCCATCTGCTTCATCAGGGCGGTGAATTCGCCGTTCGGGCCGACGTAGCGGGCCTTGGCGGCCTCGAACTCGGCGCGGGTCTGCAGGGTGGCCAGCTCGGGCTGGGCCTTGGCGAGGATCGCGGAAAGGGTGTCTTGCATGGGCTTAAATCGTTCTCGTTCTCTTAATCCTCATCGTTCTCTCGATTACGAGAAAGATCAGGAGAACGAGAACGATAGGGAGAAATAAAAAGGACGGGCCCGCGGGGAGCCCGTCCTTCAGAAAAACGATCTTTTGGACCGGAAAGCGAGCCTGCAGCGGCTCGCGGGGGGACTCAGGCCTTGGCGGCGGCGGCCTTCGTCTTCAGGGCGGCCTGGGCTTGCTTGACCAGGGCGGTGAAGGCGACGCTGTCGGCGATCGCGATCTCGGAGAGCTGACGGCGGTCGAGCTCGATCTTCGCGGCCTTGAGGCCCTCGATGAAGCGGCTGTAGCTGATGCCGGCCTCACGGCAGGCGGCGTTCAGACGCACGATCCAAAGGCCGCGCATGTTGGCCTTCTTCTTCTTGCGGTCGATGTAGGCGTATTGCCAGGCATGCTGGACCGCTTCCTTGGCGTAGCGGAACAGCTTGGATTTGTTGCCGAAGTAGCCCTTGGCGTAATTCAGCACTTTCTTGCGGCGCTTGCGCGACGCGGGGGAGTTTGTAGCACGAGCCATGTTATATGTGGTGTTTAGTGCCGGCGGGTCGTCTCGTTAGGATTCACCCGCCAGGCAAGTTTCGGTTTTGCGCGACAGGTTACCGGAGGCCGGTGGGCAGGCAGCGGAAGAGCGGCTTGGCATGACCGGGGGCCACGAGCTTGTCGCGGGAGGCACGTCGTTTGGACTTCGTGCTCTTCGCGGCCAGCAGGTGACGAAAACCGGGCGTGCGGCGGATCAGCTTACCCGTACCGGATATCTTGAAGCGCTTGGCAACGGACTTTTTGGTCTTTTGCATGGATGGAGTTGGACAAAACAGAGGAGCCGCCCGGGCTTGGCAAGGATTTTGTCCACCTAACTCGCGCCGCCCCCTGCCCCACCCTCAGGTCCAGCCATAAAGCGGGGCCAAGAAGCGCACCACCAGCCAGATGACGACGGCCCCGACGAGATCGAGCCAGAGGCCCTGGCGCATCATGGTGAGCAGCCGCACCTGCTGGGTGGCGTAGGCCTGGGCATTCGGGCCGGTCGACACGGGTAGTAAAAAGCCAAAACTGCAGGCCAAGGTGCAGGCCAGGGCCACCGGGATGGGATTCACCCCGGCCGCCAGGGCCACGGCGATCATCATCGGGGCCATGATGGCGGCGGAGGCGGTGTTGGACGCCGCCTCGCTGAGGGCGATGCTAAGGATGATGGCGACGGCCACGAGGGTCCACAGGTCCGGTTGGCCCAGGAGCGCGCCCACGCCCTCGCCGATCGCCCGGGCGAGGCCGGTCTGGAAGATCTGGGCCCCGAGGGACAAGCCGCCCGCGAAGAGCAGGATCGTGCCCCAGTCGATCTTCACCGCCTCGTGCCACTCGAGGGTGAAGGTCCAGCGCTTGAAATCGGTGGGCCACACGAGCAGGAGCAGTCCGGCCAGCAACCCGATGATGTC is from Lacunisphaera limnophila and encodes:
- the pheT gene encoding phenylalanine--tRNA ligase subunit beta, with translation MKISLNWLKQYVNLDGASTDELQRAITFLGFEVEGVHTTGLAPLTHVVVGEILTRTKIPNLKKDISLCTVEVGAAHGGVRTIVCGAPNCDPGRRVPVALPGAVLPSGFQIALRKTYGHESQGMMCAADELGLGSDHAGLLLLDPATPIGQPINEALPGGDTVLDIEITPNRPDALSHIGIARELAAWFRRDVTYPAIKFRGETHGSRPDILAAVQVEAPADCPLYIAIALAGVKVGPSPAWMQERLAAVGLRPINNLVDVGNYVMLELGQPLHVFDAKKINGRRLVIRPAIDGEKLTTLDTKERVLNHRNLVIADESRPLVVAGIMGGADAGVDATTTDIVLEAACFRPQSIRATSKRLGLASDSSYRFERGVDPHSTLEAAQRAVDLLLETAGGTVVGPSFQVGGDVPWQREIVVTPAYINEKLGFEIPADDQRAALEALDLVIRHEEPTERRGPAWTVTIPSWRADLDRPIDLVEEVLRVYGTEKVPAAPAVGPALVDAEDAPAVAFNRRVTDYLVGQHFHECVNYTLRSAKELKTWVSDAAVQELALLNPFVEEQSHLRPTLVLGLLESLKLNQSRGNQVSRLCETGRVFVEQNGTVHECAGVGFLLAENPKARSWLGRAQPDFYAVKRHVEIIAAEAGIDLSAQALVPVTGGFWGWQEGQAAAAGDLQHGWTARFGLLNLAMVRAAGVEGKVWAGMFAIVPATLPAAGARRRYQPFSLQPATLRDLALVVDAGRPAEEVRRQLLQVARTAAGTAFAVESVAIFDVYTGTGLPAGKKSLAYALSFRSAERTLNDDEVNGVFAQIQQAIAADGTVSVRA
- the pheS gene encoding phenylalanine--tRNA ligase subunit alpha, whose amino-acid sequence is MQDTLSAILAKAQPELATLQTRAEFEAAKARYVGPNGEFTALMKQMGAVPKEQRPAMGKLINEAKARLQAELDLTLERIAAAEITAQLGPAVDPSLPSPDAGPGTRHPLTQVREEMCRILRKAGFTIADGPEVETEYYCFDALCTPAEHPARAEQDTFYFPGNAVFSNTPRKVPGEKYLLRTHTSSVQIRTMLQGEPPIRIVSPGRVYRRDTSDATHSANFHQLECLYVDKNVTVRDLKALLDYIFASLLGKDTKTRFRPHYFGYTEPSFEVDLSAKHLPKVNKDWIEIGGCGMVDPAVFEGVGYDPEVWTGYAFGMGLERLAMLVYGIDDIRYFYQNDVRFLKQFA
- the rplT gene encoding 50S ribosomal protein L20 — encoded protein: MARATNSPASRKRRKKVLNYAKGYFGNKSKLFRYAKEAVQHAWQYAYIDRKKKKANMRGLWIVRLNAACREAGISYSRFIEGLKAAKIELDRRQLSEIAIADSVAFTALVKQAQAALKTKAAAAKA
- the rpmI gene encoding 50S ribosomal protein L35, which codes for MQKTKKSVAKRFKISGTGKLIRRTPGFRHLLAAKSTKSKRRASRDKLVAPGHAKPLFRCLPTGLR